A stretch of the Erpetoichthys calabaricus chromosome 3, fErpCal1.3, whole genome shotgun sequence genome encodes the following:
- the LOC127527283 gene encoding Fc receptor-like protein 5 — MQLLFLLSTMRQLYIMLFLTSMNCSMHYKGRVVIVLDPPWEDLFETESIILKCMAEDGSSGWKYEWAKENKGMLEKLKNTPGSNGDTYRIISVKEYDSGIYWCQADRGTEKTESASCTLNVLKGHPGVSITLQPPFTKVYVGEWISLKCEVKEMSAGWKYFWSGGSDSNLIQAQYIPDATAIGTELRFKPVNLSHQMLYWCQALRNSFQSTSSSFLLKITDKVPMVLLSIQTLKGPIFSGETVSMKCELDGDSTGWIYIWYKGMEHNSKFHTNSSRDPAGSNYIITQSRISDSDVYRCQAERPATHFFSKFSETATLKIYNTPKPRLTIETKWMKVYPTEKVSLKCKIENFTSDWIYTWYKDGIEQNTCRNSQTCSVYTINSVAEQHSGNYTCRANAHSRYSEISDPLSLHVFSKYHLCFH, encoded by the exons ttttaacctCCATGAATTGCAGTATGCACTACAAAG GAAGGGTCGTGATTGTCCTGGATCCACCCTGGGAAGATTTATTTGAGACAGAGTCAATCATTCTGAAATGTATGGCTGAGGATGGATCTTCTGGATGGAAGTATGAGTGggcaaaagaaaataagggaatGCTTGAAAAGCTGAAGAACACCCCTGGCAGCAATGGAGATACATACAGAATCATCTCTGTTAAAGAGTATGACAGTGGAATTTACTGGTGTCAAGCTGATAGAGGGACTGAAAAAACTGAGAGTGCATCATGCACCTTAAACGTCTTAA AGGGGCATCCAGGAGTTTCAATTACTCTGCAACCACCTTTCACAAAAGTTTATGTGGGAGAGTGGATCAGTCTAAAGTGTGAGGTGAAAGAAATGTCTGCTGGCTGGAAATATTtctggagtggtggctcagaTTCAAACTTAATTCAAGCTCAATACATACCTGATGCCACTGCAATTGGAACCGAACTGAGATTTAAACCAGTGAATTTATCTCATCAAATGCTGTACTGGTGTCAAGCTTTGAGGAATTCATTTCAGTCTACTTCATCCTCCTTCCTTCTTAAAATAACTG ACAAAGTGCCTATGGTTCTATTATCTATACAGACCTTAAAAGGACCTATTTTCTCAGGAGAAACTGTATCTATGAAGTGTGAGCTGGATGGAGATTCTACTGGCTGGATCTATATCTGGTACAAGGGCATGGAGCATAATTCTAAGTTTCATACCAATAGTAGTAGAGATCCTGCTGGATCCAATTATATCATTACCCAAAGCAGGATCTCAGACAGTGATGTATACCGATGCCAAGCAGAGAgaccagcaacacattttttctCCAAGTTTAGTGAAACAGCcactttaaaaatataca ATACGCCAAAACCTCGTCTGACTATTGAGACAAAATGGATGAAGGTATACCCAACAGAAAAAGTGTCTTTAAAGTGCAAGATTGAAAATTTTACCAGTGACTGGATTTACACATGGTACAAAGATGGCATTGAACAAAACACCTGCAGGAATAGCCAAACCTGCTCTGTCTACACTATTAACTCTGTGGCAGAGCAGCACAGTGGAAATTATACTTGTCGTGCTAATGCTCACTCAAGGTATTCAGAAATAAGTGACCCTCTTTCACTTCATGTTTTTAGTAAGTACCACCTCTGCTTTCACTGA